ATCTCTCAGCAATGCGCTCAATATATTTCAGCCTGCCATTGTCCGCCAAGACAGCTTCATAAACCAACACGAAGTTAGACACCGACAGGATACATAGTATGGAATGAATAATATGCATTTATCAATCGTTACCATGTactgaaattcaaaattcaaaacagCTTCTTGAGAAAAGTAAATCAACTGATGGGTTTGGTAATGCATTATAATACAGATCAAGGCTACAAAAAGCATTTCCTCCGTGTTATTAATATGGAAAAGACTATTGGAAGTAATAACACAACAAAATGGTTCAATATGTCTTGTGAAATCCAGGCATAATCAAAACATTACAAGGAAATATAGCTAACTCAATTAGGCATACAAAATGAGTGAGCAGGGAGCATACCCATGAAATTCTTTGTGACATCTGAAAACCCAGCTTCTGCGAATATTTCAGTTATAGCCTTCACTCTGGTTTCTTTTGGAACTGACAAGTCCTTTATGAATTGAGAAAACAGCGGGCTCTTCTTGGATGCCTCTACAACAGTTTTAATCTCAGATTCAACTTTGTCCAATGTGTTTGCTTTGGCTGCTGTAAGGAACAGTGCACTAGCATAGTTGCCTGTTCCACCATATAGAGCATCTGGAACCTAAAGACAAAGTCAGAAAATCAATTAGACATGCATGAACAAATGACGGACATGCAACGATGAATTAAATTAAAAGGGGAAACTCTAACTCAGCAGCCTGCATTTTACTACACAGACATTTAATGAAAACCGAGAAATGCAAACTAAACAACGCTAATGTCAACTTATCCTGGAGTTTCTCCACCGAACAATACAGTTACGTACAACTTGAAGAAACTGTCTCTCCAAAGGAGCAAATAAGTCGCATTCAATAGTTCATCCTTTGTGTATGACATAAATAAGTGATTGCATAGTTACAATCACTAAAAAATCAAAGGGTAACCCAAAATCAAATGGCATCCAACCCTAGTACAGCATTAGGTTTCCCGACAGTTGGCAGTATATACTAgagaaataattgcataatccCCGCAATGCCAATGATACATTGACAAGAGTCACCTATGACATATCCCGCACTCACGAACATAATAAACAACATACGTATCCCATTTCATAAATGCATTTGAGCCTCAGAGGGGATACAATACAGGTACCTTGACCTGCTTCCCAGTGGGCTTGGCCACCTGCGACGAGAAGCCCCTCGAACCCTGCATCAGAACGAACACGTCAGTCCCCCAGAAACGAACCTAAACATCACAAGGATGACTCAGAAACCCCCCTCCTGCAAAACAACCTAAAACATCACGAGACAGGGCAGCCCTAGATCGGATACAGGACGCGGAAGGCCAATCGAAATCGAGAGGAATGGATCTGTTTCAACCACGGAGAGGGGGTTGGGGGCAGGGACCTGGGCGACGGCCGCGGATTCGGAGGCCGCGAGGTGGGCGCGGATGAGGGGGAGGCCGGATCTgaggtgccgcgccgccgccatccctgTTCGCTGGCTTGCTCCGCGCCGGTGGAGAGCGAAACCCTTGGGTGCGGGGGTGGGAGGAGATCGGGGACGAGGAGAGGCTGGTGCGGTGGTCTCGAGGAGTgcgaggaaaaagagagagcgGAGGCGATGCCGTGAGAGAGCCAGGGCACAACCACACGACTCTCGGGAGCGGCCCAGAGAGCACAAATTCTTGACCACTTCGGCTCATGGGCTGTACCTTTGACACGTGGGCCTTGATGGCCGATTTGTTTCGTAGGCTGTCCTTTAGCCAGTGGGCCTTGCTGATCGCATTGGTTCATGGGCTGTACTTTAGCAACGTGGGCCATGATTGCCAGATATTTGGGCCTCTTTCGACTCCAGCCAGATAGCTTAGCTTggacccctcaaaaaaaaaagatagcttAGCTTGGGCACGGAGATTCAGCCCTGAAGCTTTTTCACTTGTTTCTCCATTTCTTTGAGAAGCAACAGTTGGAGGTGAGCAGCGCTCTCAGATTTATGAATTTGGACACCGGTAAAAAGGCAGCAACGAGAATCGTGGAAAGGAAATACCAGATGTAAGTGGAAAACAGCACTTCAGAAAACACACCGGGACAACGACCAATGAATGAAGTAAGTGGAAATGATTTTATAGATAACCCAGCATGCTAAGAAAACAACACCTCCGCGGCAGTGATCCTTTTGCCTTttgcaaagtttttttttcctttggaaAGTTGTCAAGGCGGACGCACCCATGCAAGTCAGCAACACGTTAATGTTTCGGTACACATCTCTGAACGGGGACTGCGTTTCATCGTTGCAAATAAAGCTATGTAAATAAACAACCAGATCATCCataccatgcatgcatgatccAAAAGAAGTTCGTAGATTGCTGCACTTTCTTTTGCTTTCCCTCACATTCTTTACCATCTTTCCACAACACTATATATCGAGATGCGCTCTTGCAAAGCTTTTTTTTTAGGAGACGCTCTTGCAAAGCTTCTCTTCTGAATCACACAATGTGTATCCTCCATGGGCGACTATATCAAGTACACCAACCATCCCACCGAGCGCAGCGCCCTTTCCATGTTGATCTCCACTCGCGCgatccacaaaaaaaaaaaaaggctaacCTCGCAGACTTTCTCCTGAAACTTTACCGCGCCCGCCCTCTAATCCGTTGACACATCGCCGGGTCGCAAAGCAGAGCTGATGGTGGACGCCTTTGCCGAACCCTCTTGCTTGTTGCCTTCGCCTCACCCATGTCCCATCCCATGCTCACTCCTACTACGGGCACAACCACCTCCAGCACCAAACAGTCCGGTTCACTAGTCAACAGCTGCGCTCCGTAGCCAGTAGTCGCGCCACTGTTCCATCGTCGATCTTGCTCGCTCTCTGGATGCAAGAatggcggcgagcagcagcacgCCAACGATGCCGGCGCCGGTGACGGCGACGCCCCTGCCGGGCTACGGCGGCTACCAGggctccgccgcgggcgccgagccgccgctccgCAGCTCATCGGGCTCCATCGGCACGTTCTTCGGGGTGCTGGCGGCCGTCCTGGTGCTCACCGTGCTGTCCTGCGTCTTCGGGCGGGTGTGCGCGGCGCAGGCCGAGGGCCCTGACGAGCGGTACGACTGCACGAGGCTGGCCCGCCGGTGGTGCGGGTGGCCGGCGCCTTGCCGGGCCGCCGCGAAGCGGGAGGGGAAGCCATCGGCGACGCCGCCCGTGGTGGAGGTGCCCGCCGCGTTGCCACCGCCGGAGGAGCCGTGAggaagccgctgccgccggcgaggttcATGGCCCCCTTTCTCTGTCCTCTTCCGAGTAACGATTATTAGTAGGAAAAAAAAGTCTGATAGGAGAAAGAATCAATAAGAAGGTGCTATCTGTTGTTTGATCATCTGTTCTTATAATCTTTTGAGAAAGAATCAATAAATGCTTTGACCTCCCAAATTTTGTGTACTCTGATCAAATACAGTGATATGCTTATCTCCGTCTCCGATTCGCTTATCCTCGCATGTCTCGAACTGAACAGACAGAGCAGCTGTTACATTCATGAGCAGCAGTTTGTCAGTTTCAGTGTACCAACGGCATCTCTTTCATCAGTTGGCAGCCCTCAAATCCTATCAGACAGCAGGCTGAGGCGACGATCCGAGTCCTGAACTGAAGAGCGAGCCACCGCACCTACAGAAAACCGCAATGAATAGTTCTTTTGCCGTTTGCGTGTATTAGATCTGCAGGCccgatcgtgccgcgaagttaGGTACGCTGGACACGGTTCGGTGACGGCAATTAAGAACGCAATCCTACCCTGCCCCCCACATGGCCGCCGGAATTATCCatggccgacgacgacgacgacgactgccACCACCAACTACCATTCTCCCTGCGTCCTCTCATGGTTCATCCCGCATGCAGGAAAGCCCTCCGGAATGGGCTCGAGGTCAATAAGAAATACGTGGTCGAGCGGGTAACTGACGGTGACGGGACAACAACTGAAGCAGGACCTCGTCGCTGGGCCTGAGCTGGCCGCTGGCCGGCGCCGTAGATGCCTGGATTGCCACCGGCCATGACCTGAAGGTTGAAGCAGGGCAAGCGCCCCAACGCCGCCATGCTCTGTGTCGCCTCCCACTTCCTCGGTTCCTCCTCGCCAGCGCGGGCGCACACCGTACCCGACGGCGGCGTCCCCCTCTGCTGATCAACTCGTCCTTCCTCCTTCCACGCGACACCCAAGCGGCACCCACTGTTCCGCCCGCTCCTCCAGCATCACCATCCCATCTTCCCGGTACACCACGACACGTTCCGGCCTACGCGGAcacgcaagcggcggcggcatcgccatcgccgccaaGCCAGCCCGCGCTAGCGCTCCTCGGACCTCGGCCATGCTTCCGCGGCAAGCTCGGCCTACCGACCGCGAGCGGTACTCCTCCCGCGGCCCAAGCTTCCATGGTTGCGGCGTTGAGTGACCTCCTGCAGAGTTCCAAGGCTCCGGATCCCCATCCTATGTTCCCTCGCCGCCTCCTAGCTCGCCAGCGGGTGGCGGCGTGGCGACCAGGGGGCGGACGGTATctgatttaccgtccacccctggggtaCTCCGAACCATCAGATCTAATACTAGCGGCTGAGATTAAATAAGGACGAACCAATGCCAACTTCCCGAGCCCTTCCCCGTCCTCACGCCATGTCGCCGTCCCCCGTGCTGCTTCTCCGGCCTCTGCTGCCATTGCTCTCCGGCGAGCACCCGAGAAGACCGTCCCGCTTGTATTCACACGCCGTGTCTTCTCGATCGTCCAGATAAATTATCCATCTATTCCGTTTCGCTCGAGGACGCCGCTGAGACTGGTGCTCTCGCCGCGGGCGCACTCAGCGAATGCGGGGCTATGCTTGGGATGCCGACAGGGAGCTTCGACATGTAGTAATGGTGGCTGCCTCTGCTTGTGCTTCATATGGAGGGAGAGTCACCAAGCTGAAGctcggccgcgccccgccgccgccatgctctGCGTCacctctctcttcctcctcgtgTCGCGGCGTCGTCCCCATCTACTGATGGACTCCATCCTTCCACGCGACATCCGGCCGGCGTGGCTGCTCCCCCTGTTGTTGCGCTGCCTTCCTACGAAGTTCCAGAGCTCCACGTTCCTCATCCAATGTTCCCTCGCCGCTTCCCAGCTcgccggcgggtggcggcgccgtaaccaggggcggacggtatttCGTTTACCGTCTGGTGTGTatggtatttcatttaccgtccacccctaggTACGCTAAACCATCCGATTCACTGCTAACGGCtgagattaaaaaaaaataccCAAACGATCCCGAGGCCCGAGCGCTTCCCCGTCCTCACGCCGTCCCACCACGGCGCTGCTTCTCCGGCCCTCGCGGCTGCCCTTGGCTCTCCGGTGAGCCCCCAACTCAACTACCAGGGCTTGTGTCCTCTCCGGGGATGTGCACGGTGCATTTGCCGGCCGGTCATGCTCGGAATCATGGCCAACGGGGAGGGTTCTCTTCTATCCTGGGCGGCCGGTGCCTTCCGACATGGTGCGCTACTGGCTCCTCCTGCTTGGTGTATAAGTTTCTCAGTGGTGGCATGGCAGATAGGAGATGTCGCCGAATGGGAGGTGAAGCGGTGGCCACCAACGAAATCGAGAGACTGGTGGCGCCGACGCCGAGAATCACTGGGCAGGCGCGGCATCACGATGCAAGCGTTCAGCATGGATCTCTCTGACGAAATCAGATGTCCCCAGCTGTTCGCTCTCCACTTCATCTGATTGGACCATAAGGACCTGTTTTGTAAAGATCTTGTTCTACAGTCTGCAATTACAATTTGTTTTATGAAAGTCTCAAATTACAATTGTCATGGAGCTATGCTTTTTGTTGTTTTATCTTATTCTTTGGATTTCTTTATACGAAGTCTTGATATTTGTCTCAGAATCTGCAGACTGCAGTGTAGGTAACTACCGGAGCTTTTTATATCACCGAGATTTGGTTCATGGAGTGCATGCCTGGACACGTGAGCAATTAATCTCAGACTTCTCTTCTGCATTTGCTGAAAGATATGTTCAAGGATTTCATCTTCACTCATGACAACGTCTAACTGGGCAGTAACCTTCTGTTGGTATGGCTAGTGCTAAGTCAAGAGACCAGAGTAGACGAACAACAAGCGTGTTCCCTGAATGAAACTCTGCATCTTGGCTTGCTGCTTGCCTTGCAGTTCCTGAAAATAGTTTCAGTTTGGACAGAATCATTTCGCATTTGCACGTTTGTTTATATTCATTCCATTGGCAATCAGTCCATACAGATGCAGGTATGCACACCTGCAAACACTGAATCAATATGGTTCCTCGGGCTTCATAAGATACTATTGTGAGATCCGGCAATCATCCTTTTCCTACCTACACAAAATGCACAACATTTGAGATCAGGGAGACAATTGCCTATACTCTGCTTGCTTCCAATTTGTTGCCCGTTCCTGGAAAAAAGTTTCAGTTCAGATATATAAACTAGCAATTTGTTCCCAGTTTTGCATCCAATCCAGTTTTCagacttgcaatcagtcatAATCCTTGCAACACTTACACTTTGCAGCCCTGTGAATCAGGTAAGCTGCAGCAAGAGAGCAGACAAGTATCATGTCGTCATAGCTCGTAGATGGACTGGCAATTGGAATACGCCATTGACGTTccctgcgccgcctcgccgccaccgtctctGACCTGAAGTAGCGCAGGCCAGGATCCCCCACTGAAGctcggccgcgcgcgccccccAACAGTGGCCATGCTCTTCGTCTCCTCTCTCTGCCTCCTCGCCGCGTGGACGACTGGACGCATTCCAGCCTACGCGGACGGGCAGGCGGCAGCCGCGTCGCCATCACCGTCAAGCCGGCCTAGCGCTGCTCGGCCACGCATCTGGGGCGTGCTCGGCCAACTGACCGCGAGCCATCCTGCTCCCGCGGCGCGAGTTTCCGTGGCTGCATGCCCACCATACAAAGTTCGAGAGCCCCCGGTTCTTCATCCTTTGTTCCCTCGTCACCTCCCAGCTCGCCggtgggtggcggcgcggcgaccaGGGGCAGACGTACTTAGATTTACCGtccagggtggacggtatttcatttaccgtccacccctgtcTACACTGAATCGTCGGATCTAATATTAGCGGCCAGGATTAAACAAGGACGAACCAAAGCAAACGCTTCCCGAGCCCTTCCCTGTCCTCATGCCATGTCGTCGTCCCCCGCGCTGCTTCTCCGGCTTCCGCTGCCATTGCTCCCCGGCGAGCATCCGAGAAGGCCGGCGCTTGTATGCACGCCCCGCGTCAGCTCAATCTCTGCAGAGAAATTATCCATCTATTCTATTTCGTTCAACAATGCCGATGAGATTGGTGCTCTGTCGCGGGCACGCACGGTGCATATGCCGGCCGGCCATGCTTGGGATACtacggccctgtttggttcctagCATAAGTTGTGCTAGGGAACTTTGGCCGATAATTACTGGTATTAAATGAAAgcagtttgcaaaactaacttcacaactcttgcgctacttcgcgagacaaatctaatgaggtctttaaccgcatgattagaagatggatactgtagcattaatgtagccaatcatgaattaattatcatctttagattcgtcgcgaaaaattacactcatccgtgaaaattttttgcaaataaacttcatttagtggctcatgcatgcaagattcccTTCGTAGCACAAATCGTGCTAGCCAACCAAAGAAGGCCCAGCAGGGGGCTTCGACATGTAAGGTCTGCACCTTCGACATGGAGCAATGGCGGGAGAGTCACCAAGCTGAAGCTCGGCAGCGCCCCACCGCCGAAGCTCGGCagcgccccaccgccgccgccatgctctGTGTCacctctctcttcctcctcatgcCGCGGCATCTTCCCCCCTCTACCGATCGACTGCATCCTTCCACGCGACATccggccggcacggcggcgcccccTATTGTTGTGTGGCCTTCCTACGGATTTCCAAAGCTCTAGGTTCCTCATCCTGTGTTCCCTCGCTACTTCCCAGCTCGtcggcgggtggcggcgccgtgaccaggggcggacggtatttcatttactgtCCGAGGGGATAGTATTTCATTTACTGTCCGCCCTTGGGTACGGTAAACCGTCCGATCCACTGCTGACGGCTGAGATTAAAGAAGGAATACCCAAATAATCCCAAGGCCCGAGCGCGTCCCCCTCCTCGGAAAAAAATTCGATGGGGACGGTCCGCAAACTGCTGCTCGTGAGGACCCTCTCCGGATGGCCACCGCGTGGCTACTCTAGCAATCCGATGCCCGCTGCTCACTCGGCTCCCACGCGGACGATCCATCCTCACCACAACGCTCGGCTCGCAGGCTCTCGGCTGGCTTCGTTACAGCCAAGCCAGGGTCGCAGCGCTCATTCTGGGCAAAAGCGCATCTAGACCTTCACCGATCACATCGCGCCGGTGACAGTTCCGGTGGCACGTCGACGCACATGCTCGATCCTCTTCGCCATGGCCGACGCACCTGCTCGATCCTCTTCGCCATGGCCCACTACATCTAGTCCGAAGCCAACGAGTCGACGACGGCCATGATCTTGAGGGTAATTTAAGTCAAAAAGAGAACCCAGCGGTTGTTCTTCAATATCAACCCATCACGCTCTTCTACGCCATCCACGCCCAGCCATATTTGAGATCAGAAGTCCAgtaactagctagctagctgatcGGAGCGTGGTTCTGTTCGGAGTTCGGAGAATCGTGTGTAGAGCTAGCAGGCTAGCCGCGTCCGACGAGTCCCGCGATCTTCCAGGCCGTCTTAGCCTTCCCGTCGAGTCGGTGACCCCGAACCTGATCACCACAGTTCACCACGCCGTCCTGAAGTGCGGCCTCTACGGCGACGCTGCGGGCCTCGCCGCCTCGGGCACGAGCAGGAATGAGGAGGCGCGGAGGTTGGCGACCATATGGTTTCGGCAAAGGATAGACGGACATCTAAGCGTGGTCGTATTCCGCGTGCTTGGCAGATTTTGCGAGCTAGCCATACCGCAGCTGGAAGCCTGCGAGCCGAGCGTTGTGGATGGATCGTCCGCGTGGGAGCCGAGTGAGCAGCGGGCGTCGGATTGCTAGAGTAGCCACGTGTCGGCCATCCGGAGAGGGTCCTCACGATCAGCAGTTTGCGGACCGTCCCCATCGAATTTTTTTCCACTTTACCGTCCGGGGTGGACGgcatttcatttaccgtccacccctggggtgCGCTGAACCGTCCGATCCAATACTAGCGGCAGGGATTAAAGAAGGCAGACCGATGCAAACGCTTCCGAGCGCTTCGCCTCCCTCATGCCATGTCGTCGCCCCCCGCGCTGCTTCTCCGGCCTGGCGGCCTCCGCTGCCATTGCTCTCCGGCGACCATCGAGAAGGCCGGCGCTTGTATGCACGCGCGCCGTGTCTGATTGATCCGTCCTGAGAAGTTATCCATCTATTCCGTTTTGCCCAAGGACGCCGATGAGACTGGTGCTCTCGCCGCGGCGCACACGGTGCAGGCGTCGGCCGGCCATGCTTGGTGGGATGCCAAAGGGGGTGAGGGGCTTCGACATGGCAGGTGACCTTCGACATGGCGCAATGGTGGCTGCCTCTGCTTGTGCTTCTCTATCACTTTTCACAATAGGCTCCTTTTATTCCGCAGGCATCTTCACGCCGTGCTTGTTGGGCCCTTGCTTAATCCACCGGATCCACGTGCAAATGATCCAAGCAATGCATATAATACATGCTGGCCAATGCAAAACGGAGTCCGGTTCGTGCACGGCCAAACGACCAGAcagttcctttttcttttgccgAACACCAACAGCAAAGTTACTGCCTTGCTTG
This window of the Panicum virgatum strain AP13 chromosome 1K, P.virgatum_v5, whole genome shotgun sequence genome carries:
- the LOC120649827 gene encoding uncharacterized protein LOC120649827 is translated as MAASSSTPTMPAPVTATPLPGYGGYQGSAAGAEPPLRSSSGSIGTFFGVLAAVLVLTVLSCVFGRVCAAQAEGPDERYDCTRLARRWCGWPAPCRAAAKREGKPSATPPVVEVPAALPPPEEP
- the LOC120649802 gene encoding ATP synthase subunit O, mitochondrial-like produces the protein MAAARHLRSGLPLIRAHLAASESAAVAQGSRGFSSQVAKPTGKQVKVPDALYGGTGNYASALFLTAAKANTLDKVESEIKTVVEASKKSPLFSQFIKDLSVPKETRVKAITEIFAEAGFSDVTKNFMAVLADNGRLKYIERIAERFVDLTMAHKGEVKVVVRTVIPLPEEEEKELKETLQDILGKNKTILVEQKIDYSIMGGLVIEFGQKVFDMSIKTRAKQMEAFLRQPLEI